A genomic segment from Amia ocellicauda isolate fAmiCal2 chromosome 13, fAmiCal2.hap1, whole genome shotgun sequence encodes:
- the LOC136766841 gene encoding GTPase IMAP family member GIMD1, with the protein MLAMATDTDTLTLNILLLGGPQSGKSATGNTLLGSHEFESRPSLGSVTQSCQLLGKTFPRYLRRQGGEAALSVRVLDTPACPHCLLSDGDVQRAVGDAVARRGRVHLVLLVLRADVPLCGVDRHAVWLAQELFGPEWTTHALIVFTHRDTLERAGAEEEEYLRRASGMVRELLDSVRLRHHFVDNSAVWLRTEGKPLLDKLLDLSRQNKYRELPLKDSF; encoded by the exons ATGCTGGCGATGGCGacggacacagacacactgactctcAACATCCTGCTGCTGGGGGGTCCGCAGAGCGGGAAGAGCGCCACGGGGAACACCCTGCTGGGGAGCCACGAGTTCGAGAGCCGTCCCTCGCTGGGCTCGGTGACGCAGTCCTGCCAGCTGCTCGGAAAGACCTTTCCCCGGTACCTGCGCCGGCAGGGCGGAGAGGCGGCTCTGAGCGTGAGGGTGCTGGATACCCCGGCCTGTCCCCACTGCCTCCTGAGCGACGGGGACGTGCAGCGGGCTGTCGGTGATGCCGTGGCGCGGAGAGGGCGAGTGCACCTGGTGCTGCTGGTGCTCAGGGCAGACGTGCCGCTGTGTGGGGTGGACCGCCATGCTGTGTGGCTGGCCCAG GAACTCTTCGGGCCAGAGTGGACCACGCACGCCCTCATTGTCTTCACACACCGGGACACCCTGGAGAGAGCCGGCGCCGAGGAAGAGGAGTACCTGAGACGGGCCTCGGGGATGGTCAGGGAGCTGCTGGACTCGGTACGACTCCGGCACCACTTTGTGGACAACTCTGCAGTCTGGCTCCGGACAGAAGGgaagccactgctggataaatTATTGGATCTCTCAAGGCAGAACAAATACAGAGAGCTCCCTTTAAAGGATAGTTTCTAG
- the aimp1a gene encoding aminoacyl tRNA synthase complex-interacting multifunctional protein 1a isoform X2 — MSGKNPPLNRLEQRATEADQIIEYLKQQVQLLKEKAILQASIREEKKLRVENAKLKKDIEDLKQQLLDKEKRKGVKPVAVPSADAATPSTSQPPDPEPIRSVSPSAAVNKDKAQRDGEDKKKKDKLEKKAGEKKKQPGGGEEEARTVDVSRLDLRVGRIVTAKKHPDADALYVEEVDVGEAAPRTVVSGLVKHVPLEQMQNRMAVLLCNLKPAKMRGVLSQAMVMCASSPDKVEILDPPSGAQPGDRISFEGFPGEPDKELNPKKKVWEQVQPDLRTDTQCVATYKGAPFEVRGKGVCKAQTMSSSGIK; from the exons ATGTCAGGCAAGAACCCCCCTCTGAACCGGCTGGAGCAGCGGGCCACCGAGGCCGACCAGATCATCGAGTATCTGAAGCAGCAGGTCCAGCTGCTGAAGGAGAAAGCCA TTTTACAGGCCTCCATCCGGGAGGAGAAGAAGCTCCGAGTGGAAAACGCGAAGCTGAAGAAGGACATCGAGGACCTGAAACAGCAGCTGCTCGACAAGGAGAAGAGAAAAGGAG TGAAACCGGTCGCAGTCCCCTCTGCGGACGCCGCCACGCCGTCCACGTCGCAGCCCCCTGACCCCGAGCCAATCCGATCCGTTTCTCCGTCCGCCGCCGTCAATAAGGACAAAGCGCAGAGGGACGGCGAggacaagaagaagaaggacaAGCTGGAGAAGAAGG CCGGAGAGAAGAAGAAGCAGCCGGGGGGCGGGGAGGAAGAGGCCCGGACGGTGGACGTGTCCCGCCTGGACCTGCGCGTCGGCCGGATCGTGACGGCCAAGAAGCACCCGGACGCCGACGCCCTGTACGTGGAGGAGGTGGACGTGGGCGAGGCGGCACCCAGGACAGTGGTCAGCGGGCTGGTGAAGCACGTGCCCCTGGAGCAG ATGCAAAACCGGATGGCGGTGCTCCTTTGCAACCTGAAGCCGGCCAAGATGAGGGGCGTCCTCTCCCAGGCCATGGTCATGTGTGCCAGCTCCCCGGACAAAGTGGAGATCCTCGACCCGCCCAGCGGAGCGCAGCCCGGGGACAGGATCTCCTTCGAGGGCTTCCCAG GTGAACCCGACAAGGAGCTGAACCCCAAGAAGAAGGTGTGGGAGCAGGTGCAGCCAGACCTGCGCACTGACACGCAGTGCGTGGCCACGTACAAGGGGGCTCCTTTCGAGGTCCGGGGCAAGGGGGTCTGCAAGGCTCAGACCATGAGCTCGAGCGGGATCAAATAA
- the aimp1a gene encoding aminoacyl tRNA synthase complex-interacting multifunctional protein 1a isoform X1 encodes MFLSRLALRMSGKNPPLNRLEQRATEADQIIEYLKQQVQLLKEKAILQASIREEKKLRVENAKLKKDIEDLKQQLLDKEKRKGVKPVAVPSADAATPSTSQPPDPEPIRSVSPSAAVNKDKAQRDGEDKKKKDKLEKKAGEKKKQPGGGEEEARTVDVSRLDLRVGRIVTAKKHPDADALYVEEVDVGEAAPRTVVSGLVKHVPLEQMQNRMAVLLCNLKPAKMRGVLSQAMVMCASSPDKVEILDPPSGAQPGDRISFEGFPGEPDKELNPKKKVWEQVQPDLRTDTQCVATYKGAPFEVRGKGVCKAQTMSSSGIK; translated from the exons GTTTCTGTCTCGCCTCGCCCTCAGGATGTCAGGCAAGAACCCCCCTCTGAACCGGCTGGAGCAGCGGGCCACCGAGGCCGACCAGATCATCGAGTATCTGAAGCAGCAGGTCCAGCTGCTGAAGGAGAAAGCCA TTTTACAGGCCTCCATCCGGGAGGAGAAGAAGCTCCGAGTGGAAAACGCGAAGCTGAAGAAGGACATCGAGGACCTGAAACAGCAGCTGCTCGACAAGGAGAAGAGAAAAGGAG TGAAACCGGTCGCAGTCCCCTCTGCGGACGCCGCCACGCCGTCCACGTCGCAGCCCCCTGACCCCGAGCCAATCCGATCCGTTTCTCCGTCCGCCGCCGTCAATAAGGACAAAGCGCAGAGGGACGGCGAggacaagaagaagaaggacaAGCTGGAGAAGAAGG CCGGAGAGAAGAAGAAGCAGCCGGGGGGCGGGGAGGAAGAGGCCCGGACGGTGGACGTGTCCCGCCTGGACCTGCGCGTCGGCCGGATCGTGACGGCCAAGAAGCACCCGGACGCCGACGCCCTGTACGTGGAGGAGGTGGACGTGGGCGAGGCGGCACCCAGGACAGTGGTCAGCGGGCTGGTGAAGCACGTGCCCCTGGAGCAG ATGCAAAACCGGATGGCGGTGCTCCTTTGCAACCTGAAGCCGGCCAAGATGAGGGGCGTCCTCTCCCAGGCCATGGTCATGTGTGCCAGCTCCCCGGACAAAGTGGAGATCCTCGACCCGCCCAGCGGAGCGCAGCCCGGGGACAGGATCTCCTTCGAGGGCTTCCCAG GTGAACCCGACAAGGAGCTGAACCCCAAGAAGAAGGTGTGGGAGCAGGTGCAGCCAGACCTGCGCACTGACACGCAGTGCGTGGCCACGTACAAGGGGGCTCCTTTCGAGGTCCGGGGCAAGGGGGTCTGCAAGGCTCAGACCATGAGCTCGAGCGGGATCAAATAA